One Arvicanthis niloticus isolate mArvNil1 chromosome 13, mArvNil1.pat.X, whole genome shotgun sequence genomic window carries:
- the Tmbim6 gene encoding bax inhibitor 1: protein MNIFDRKINFDALLKFSHITPSTQQHLKKVYASFALCMFVAAAGAYVHVVTHFIQAGLLSALGSLALMIWLMATPHSRETEQKRLGLLAGFAFLTGVGLGPALELCIAVNPSILPTAFMGTAMIFTCFSLSALYARRRSYLFLGGILMSAMSLMFLSSLGNLFFGSIWLFQANLYMGLLVMCGFVLFDTQLIIEKAENGDKDYIWHCIDLFLDFITLFRKLMLILAFNEKDKKKEKK from the exons ATGAATATATTTGATCGGAAGATCAACTTTGATGCCCTCTTAAAATTTTCCCACAT AACTCCCTCCACACAGCAGCACCTAAAGAAGGTCTATGCCAGTTTTGCACTATGTATGTTTGTGGCGGCAGCAGGAGCCTATGTCCATGTGGTCACACACTTCATCCAG GCTGGCCTGCTCTCCGCCCTGGGCTCCTTGGCCTTGATGATTTGGCTGATGGCGACACCTCACAGCCGTGAGACCGAGCAAAAAAGGTTGGGACTTCTCGCTGGCTTCGCCTTCCTTACAG GAGTTGGCCTGGGACCTGCTCTGGAACTGTGCATCGCGGTCAACCCCAG CATCCTCCCCACGGCCTTCATGGGCACGGCCATGATCTTCACCTGCTTCAGCCTGAGTGCCCTGTACGCCAGGCGCCGGAGCTACCTGTTTTTGGGAG GTATCTTGATGTCAGCCATGAGTCTCATGTTCTTGTCCTCCCTGGGGAACCTTTTCTTTGGATCCATTTGGCTGTTCCAG GCAAACCTGTACATGGGGCTGCTGGTCATGTGTGGCTTTGTCCTCTTTGACACTCAGCTCATTATTGAAAAGGCTGAAAATGGAGATAAGGATTACATCTG GCACTGCATTGACCTCTTCCTGGATTTCATTACCCTCTTCAGGAAGCTCATGCTGATCCTGGCCTTCAATGAGAAG gacaagaagaaagaaaagaagtga
- the Nckap5l gene encoding nck-associated protein 5-like, translated as MDQPAGGTGNLRPAPGEDSGMELGTCQELLHRLRELEAENSALAQANESQRETYERCLDEVANHVVQALLNQKDLREECIKLKKRVFDLERQNQMLNALLQQKLQLTTSSLPQIPLTPLQTPSERPASPPPNTAEGLSTSLPVGHCAGQREVCWEQQVRPGGPGPPATPPPALDALSPFLRKKAQILEVLRALEETDPLLLCSPATPWRPTGQGPGSPEPINGELCGPPQPDPSPWAPYLLLGPGSLGALLHWERVLGGPGEEEGIRQPWASSRAPLPAQGPSSGPHCAPGSSSSSSSDEAGDPNEAPSPDTLLGALARKQLNLGQLLGDTETYLQAFLAGATGPLNGDHPGAGKPSSPDPGPPQVSKSKGLPKSAWGGSTPEATRLGFGATSEGQGPLPFLSVFMGAGDAPLGSRPGHPHSSSQVKSKLQIGPPSPGDAQGPLLPSPARGLKFLKLPPASEKVPSPGGPQLSPQLPRSSRIPCRNSGSDGSPSPLLARRGLGGGELSPEGAQGLPSSPLPCSAIPDSVQLRPSQSAVSSTLSPGPVMSPCFENILDLSRSTFRGSSPEPPSSPLQVPTYPQLTLEVPQTPEVLRSPGAPSPGLPESCPYSSPQEKSMDRDRAGSESPHPSRRTPGGSSKKPGQGSGRRPVDPSHTPLRDRLAALGKLKTGPEGPLGLEKNGVPARSSTEKARALVRSGDCAGDTPPNTRPLEQPEAKGIFRGAVALGTSSLKQQEPGLMDPGARVYSSHSMGARVDLEPISPRSCLTKVELAKSRLAGALCPQMPRTPAKVPTSAPSLGKPKSPHSSPTKLPSKSPTKVVPRPVAPSGTKEPPKPDKVKGPPWADCGSTVGQPTSPVPSPADPNQGSEGPAPHSAIEEKVMKGIEENVLRLQGQERAPSSEAKHRNTSSIASWFGLKKSKLPALNRRTEATKNKEGAGGGSPLRKEVKTETRKLEAESLNISKLMAKAEDLRRALEEEKAYLSRARPRPGGPATVPSSSLGQAQGQLAGMYQGADTFMQQLLNRVDGKELPPKSWREPKPEYGDFQPVSTDPKSPWPACGPRNGLVGPLQGCGKPGKPSSEPGRREEMPSEDHLTEPVSTTHFTACGSLTRTLDSGIGTFPPPDHSSSGTPSKNLPKTKSLRLDPPPGAPPARPPGLTKVPRRAHTLEREVPGIEELLVSGRHPSMPAFPGLLTAPPSHRSHQTCPDDPCEDPGPPPSVQLAKNWTFPNTRTAGSSSDPFLCPPRQLEGLPRTPMALPVDRKQSLDPSRMSTPQGPAFGGSRTPSTSDMGEEGRVASGGAPGLETSESLSDSLYDSLSSCGSQG; from the exons atCCCACTCACCCCCCTCCAGACGCCATCAGAACGACCAGCCTCCCCGCCCCCAAACACTGCTGAGGGACTGTCCACCTCACTGCCTGTAGGACACTGTGCTGGGCAAAGAGAG GTGTGTTGGGAGCAGCAGGTACGGCCAGGAGGCCCAGGACCCCCGGCCACTCCACCCCCAGCACTGGATGCCCTGTCCCCATTTCTTCGGAAGAAAGCTCAGATTTTAGAGGTGCTTCGAGCCTTGGAAGAGACGGACCCTTTGCTTTTGTGCTCACCTGCCACCCCTTGGAGGCCCACAGGCCAAGGCCCTGGCTCCCCAGAGCCCATCAATGGCGAGCTCTGTGGCCCGCCGCAGCCTGATCCCTCACCCTGGGCACCCTACCTGCTGCTCGGTCCTGGGAGCCTAGGGGCCCTGCTGCACTGGGAGCGTGTCTTAGGGGGCCCTGGAGAAGAAGAAGGCATCCGGCAACCCTGGGCTTCTAGCAGGGCCCCACTGCCCGCCCAGGGCCCCAGTTCTGGCCCACACTGTGCTCCGGGTAGCAGCTCCTCATCCTCTTCTGATGAAGCAGGAGACCCCAATGAGGCTCCCAGCCCCGACACCCTGCTTGGTGCCCTGGCACGCAAGCAGTTAAATCTGGGCCAACTCCTTGGAGACACAGAGACTTACCTCCAAGCTTTCCTGGCCGGGGCTACAGGCCCCCTGAATGGCGACCACCCAGGTGCTGGGAAGCCATCCTCACCAGATCCAGGACCCCCACAGGTGTCCAAGTCCAAAGGCCTCCCAAAGTCAGCTTGGGGTGGAAGTACCCCAGAGGCCACCAGGCTGGGCTTTGGTGCTACCTCAGAGGGCCAGGGGCCCCTTCCCTTCCTCAGTGTGTTCATGGGTGCAGGGGATGCCCCGCTGGGCTCCCGGCCTGGCCATCCCCACTCCTCATCTCAGGTGAAAAGCAAGCTCCAGATTGGGCCCCCTTCCCCTGGGGATGCCCAGGGaccccttctgccctctccagcCAGAGGTCTCAAGTTTCTCAAGCTGCCTCCAGCTTCAGAGAAGGTCCCCAGCCCAGGAGGGCCCCAACTCAGTCCCCAGCTTCCCCGGAGTTCTCGAATCCCTTGTCGCAACAGTGGCTCAGATGGtagcccctccccactgctggcTCGAAGGGGTCTGGGTGGAGGAGAGCTGTCCCCAGAGGGGGCACAGGGCCTCCCCAGCAGCCCTTTACCCTGCTCCGCAATCCCAGACTCTGTGCAGCTCAGACCCTCCCAGTCAGctgtgtcctctacactgtctcCAGGACCAGTAATGTCTCCCTGCTTTGAAAACATCCTGGACCTTTCCCGGAGCACCTTTAGGGGTTCATCCCCAGAGCCACCTTCGTCCCCACTGCAGGTGCCCACCTACCCACAACTGACTCTGGAGGTTCCCCAGACCCCTGAGGTCCTCAGGAGCCCTGGGGCCCCCAGCCCTGGCCTCCCAGAATCCTGTCCCTACAGCAGCCCCCAGGAGAAGAGCATGGACAGGGACAGGGCAGGCTCTGAGTCTCCCCATCCCAGCCGCAGGACCCCGGGTGGCTCATCCAAGAAGCCTGGCCAGGGATCAGGGCGACGACCTGTTGATCCTAGCCACACACCTCTGCGAGACAGACTGGCAGCACTTGGAAAACTAAAGACGGGCCCTGAGGGGCCTCTGGGTCTAGAAAAGAATGGAGTGCCAGCCCGGTCTAGCACTGAGAAGGCCAGGGCACTAGTGCGGTCAGGGGATTGTGCTGGAGACACGCCTCCCAACACAAGACCTCTCGAACAGCCAGAAGCTAAGGGTATCTTTCGGGGAGCAGTGGCCTTGGGCACAAGCAGCCTGAAGCAGCAGGAACCTGGACTTATGGATCCTGGTGCCAGAGTCTATTCCTCCCACTCCATGGGGGCGCGAGTGGACCTGGAGCCCATCTCACCAAGGAGCTGCCTCACCAAAGTGGAGCTGGCCAAGAGTCGGCTAGCAGGGGCTCTGTGTCCCCAGATGCCCCGAACACCTGCAAAAGTGCCAACCTCAGCCCCTAGCCTGGGCAAACCCAAAAGCCCTCACAGCAGCCCGACAAAGCTACCCTCCAAGTCACCCACCAAGGTGGTGCCCCGCCCTGTGGCACCCTCAGGCACCAAGGAGCCCCCCAAGCCTGACAAAGTGAAGGGCCCACCTTGGGCAGACTGTGGCAGCACAGTTGGCCAGCCTACATCCCCAGTACCTAGCCCGGCCGATCCAAACCAGGGCTCGGAAGGGCCAGCCCCACACTCCGCCATCGAGGAGAAGGTTATGAAGGGCATTGAGGAAAATGTTCTGCGTCTTCAAGGTCAGGAACGAGCTCCCAGCTCCGAAGCCAAGCACCGCAACACCAGCAGCATTGCCAGCTGGTTTGGCCTTAAAAAGAGCAAGCTGCCAGCTCTGAACCGCCGCACAGAGGCTACCAAAAACAAGGAAGGGGCTGGTGGGGGCTCCCCACTCCGTaaagaagtcaagacagaaacCCGGAAGCTGGAGGCTGAGAGCCTCAACATCTCCAAGCTGATGGCGAAGGCAGAAGACCTGCGCCGCGcgctggaggaggagaaggcgTATCTGAGCAGAGCCCGCCCACGGCCTGGGGGCCCAGCCACAGTGCCCAGCTCCAGTTTGGGGCAGGCACAAGGCCAGCTAGCCGGCATGTATCAGGGTGCAGACACCTTCATGCAACAGCTACTGAACAG GGTGGACGGCAAGGAGCTGCCCCCCAAGAGCTGGCGGGAGCCCAAGCCTGAGTATGGGGATTTCCAGCCAGTGTCCACCGACCCCAAGAGCCCCTGGCCTGCCTGTGGACCTCGGAATGGCCTGGTAGGCCCACTTCAGGGCTGCGGAAAACCGGGGAAG CCCAGCAGTGAGCCAGGTAGGCGGGAAGAGATGCCCTCGGAAGACCACCTGACGGAGCCAGTTTCCACCACACACTTCACAG CTTGTGGCTCCTTAACTCGAACCTTGGACAGTGGCATTGGGACCTTCCCACCCCCAGATCACAGCAGCAGTGGAACCCCCAGCAAAAATCTCCCCAAGACCAAGTCACTGCGTCTGGATCCCCCACCAGGGGCACCCCCAGCTCGGCCTCCAGGCCTCACCAAAGTCCCTCGCCGTGCCCACACGCTAGAGCGCGAGGTGCCAGGCATAGAAGAACTGTTGGTGAGTGGGCGGCACCCCAGCATGCCAGCCTTCCCTGGACTGCTCACTGCTCCCCCAAGCCACCGAAGCCATCAGACCTGTCCTGATG ATCCCTGTGAAGACCCAGGCCCTCCCCCATCTGTCCAGCTGGCCAAGAACTGGACCTTCCCCAACACCAGAACAGCTGGCAGCTCCAGTGACCCCTTCCTGTGCCCACCCCGACAACTAGAGGGACTGCCTAGGACCCCCATG GCCCTGCCTGTAGACCGAAAACAGAGCCTGGATCCCAGCCGAATGTCTACGCCTCAGGGCCCAGCATTTGGAGGCAGTCGTACCCCCAGCACGTCGGACATGGGCGAGGAAGGCAGAGTGGCCAGTGGGGGCGCTCCCGGGCTGGAGACCTCAGAATCCCTAAGTGACTCTCTCTATGACTCACTGTCCTCCTGTGGGAGTCAGGGTTGA